From Arachis stenosperma cultivar V10309 chromosome 2, arast.V10309.gnm1.PFL2, whole genome shotgun sequence, one genomic window encodes:
- the LOC130962609 gene encoding uncharacterized protein LOC130962609 codes for MAGVRQRAVTTLPNIIRSLRKEPLKPQNHSLPSLRRAFSLYDQINLIDQVPDDTLRFQGYTDTGFTVNGVEYEGSLLCVGNLLLSLKANKFSDINANSLSLFQIIRPIPEILIIGCGRYIQPVHPELRQFVRSTGMKLEAVDSRNAASTYNILNEEGRIVAAALLPYGVSS; via the exons ATGGCGGGGGTTAGGCAGAGAGCAGTGACGACTCTCCCGAACATCATTCGAAGTCTCCGAAAGGAGCCATTGAAGCCTCAAAACCATTCTTTGCCTTCTCTTCGACGCGCTTTTTCTCTCTACGATCAAATCAACCTCATTGACCAAGTCCCCGATGACACCCTCCGATTCCAAGG GTATACTGATACAGGGTTTACTGTGAATGGTGTTGAATATGAAGGGAGCTTGCTTTGTGTTGGAAATTTGCTCTTATCTTTGAAAGCAAACAAGTTCTCAGATATCAATGCTAATAG CTTATCGCTCTTCCAAATTATTCGGCCTATTCCAG AGATTTTGATTATTGGCTGTGGAAGATACATTCAACCAGTGCATCCTGAACTTCGTCAGTTTGTTCGCTCTACTGGCATGAAGTTGGAAGCTGTTGACTCG AGGAATGCTGCTTCAACCTACAATATACTGAATGAGGAAGGTCGTATTGTGGCTGCGGCGCTTCTTCCATATGGAGTTTCTTCATGA